In Bacillus thuringiensis, the DNA window GAATTGAAGGAGATGGAATATGATGAAAGAGAAGAAGGGGATTATGAAAAAACTATTTTCTAAAAGTTTTTTCATAGAACTAGATGAAGATTTAGCGTATCCATCATCAGAAGTTATTACTTCAGCGATTGAAGGATATGCAACTGAATGCAATGAAAGACTAAAGTTTGAGAGTAAAGTTAAACCGATTACTTTCTACTTAGAAAATGTAATGTACCGTGCTGAAATAAAGATGGCTCGCGGAGGGTATTACATATCTTGTAGTGAAGTGTAATAAATTTTGAAACCATACATGTTTGAAATATGTATGGTTTCTTTTTTTGTTTTGTAAGGTCTAAAATAATATTTTCTACTTACGGATATATCATTTTGTGCTTTTTACCATTCATATTTTTCTCCTTACAATGAAGAAAAATATGTGAGGTGGTATAACTTATGATGAATCGAGTTGTATTAATCGGTAGATTGACAAAGGAGCCAGAATTATACTACACAAAGCAAGGCGCCGCTTATGCAAGAATATGTGTTGCGGTGAATAGAGGTTTTCGAAATAGTTTAGGTGAGCAACAAGTAGATTTTATTAATTGTGTCGTTTGGAGAAAATCGGCTGAGAATGTAACTGAATATTGTAAGAAGGGATCACTCGTTGGGATTACAGGGCGTATTCAGACGAGTAATTACGATGATGAACAAGGCAAGAGAATATATAGAACTGAAGTTGTGATTGAGAGTATTACCTTTTTGGAGAGAAGGCGGGAGGGGCATCACAATAAGATGGGACTTTAAATAATGGATTTGGGAGAATTAGGTGGAAAGGGAAAGTATGATGATGGAAAGAAATCAGCAAAATAAAGCATCCGAGTAGGTTTAGAGAGGTGGAACATGTTACAATACACGTAAGAACACGCAATAAAGGAGAGTTTTTTACGTGAAGATTAAAGCAATTGAACCGACGCCAAGTCCAAATACAATGAAAGTTATTTTGAATGAAGTATTACCATCAGGAGCGCGTAATAATTATACAAATGAAAATAAAGAACAAGCACCAATGCAAGTGCAAGAAATTTTGAAAATTGAAGGCATTAAAGGTGTATATCATGTAGCCGACTTTTTAGCAGTGGAGCGAAATGCGAAGTATGACTGGAAAGTTTTATTACAACAAGTTCGTGCTGTTTTCGGTGAAGAGGTAGTAGAAGAAAGTGAAGAACAACAACTTGCTCATTTTGGGGAAGTGAAAGTGTTTGTTCAAATGTTCTTTACAATTCCAATGCAAGTAAAGTTAACAGATGGAACAACAGAAGAGCGTGTGGGCTTACCTGATCGTTTTAAAGAATCAATTATGAAAGTACAAATGTCTGCACCAAACGTTGTAAAAGAGCGTAAATGGGTGGAACAAAGTACACGTTACGGTAATTTAGAAGAAATAGGGAAAGAAGTAGTAGAAGAGATTGTTGCTGCTTATTCAGAAGAACGTGTAAATGAGACGGTTAAAGAATTATTAAATCAGGCAGGGGCTGTTGAAGTAACGATTCAAAAGCGTGAGCCATATAAAGTAACAGAAGAGATGATGAAAGATGCTGACTGGAAAAAACGTTTTGCAGCATTAGAACAAATGGATCCTACTGAAGAAGATATGCCAGTGTTAAAGATGGCGTTAGATGATGAAAAAGTTTCGATCCGCCGCTTAGCAACAGCGTATTTAGGTATGGTAAAAGGTGATGGAGTATTGCCGTTATTATATAAAGCGTTATTAGATCGTTCAGTAAGTGTTCGCCGTACAGCGGGCGATTGCTTATCAGACGTAGGTGATCCAGCAGCGATGTTCGTTATGATTAAATCTCTGAAAGATTCAAGTAAATTAGTACGCTGGCGTGCAGCGATGTTCTTATTTGAACTTGGAGATGAAAGTGCGATTCCTGCATTAAAAGCAGCGCAAGATGATCCAGAGTTTGAAGTAGCGATGCAAGCGCGTCTAGCATTAGAGCGTATTGAAGGCGGAGAAGAAGCAAAAGGCTCTGTATGGAAACAAATGACGGAGTCTCGTAAAGGGGAATAATGTATGATTATTTTCTATGATAGTTGGTGTCCGATGTGTACGGCGGTTGCAGAACGTACGAAAAAACTAGATAAAAAGGGTAAGATGAAATTTGTTTCATTTCGAGATGAAGATGTAGTTGAGAAGTATGAACTTTCTCAAGAACTACAAAGTAAGATGGAACAAAGATTGTATATTTTAAAAAATAATAAGTGGTATGATGGAATTCATAGCATACATGTATTAGCAAAGACCGTTCCATCTTACTGGTTTGCTGTGCCTTTTATAAAATTATCTATCGTACTCGGATTTGGCAGTAAAGTATACGATTATATCGCTAATAATAGAAAACTTGTCCCAGTTGGACATTGCCGTGAAGGGGTTTGTGAAATTCCTACAAAAAAATGAAATCATCGTAATCTTTCTTTTGCACCTAGTAATAGAGCGTGATATGATGAATTTGGAATGAAAGTTGAAGGAGAGATTACAAGATGTCAAATGCTTATGAAGAATACATGCGCCAAATGGTAATCCCAATGCGTCAAGAATTAGTGCGTTCTGGGTTTGAAGAGTTAACTACAGAAGAAGCTGTAACAGAATTTATGGAAAACACAGCAGGTACAACTTTAGTAGTTGTAAACTCAGTTTGTGGTTGTGCAGCTGGTTTAGCACGTCCATCAGCAGGTCAAGCAGTTGTTCGTGCTGAAAAACAACCCGAGCATCTTGTAACTGTATTCGCAGGCCAGGATAAAGATGCTACTGCAAAAATGCGTGAATACTTCGGAGAAATTCCTCCATCTTCACCATCTATGGCATTGTTAAAAGGAAAAGAAGTTGTTCACTTCATTCACCGTCATGAAATTGAAGGTGCAACTATGGACGAAATTATTACGAACTTAGAACAAGCTTTCGAAAAGAATTGCTAAAGAAGGGGGAGAGTAAATCTCCCTCTTTTCTTTATATAGAGGTGAAAAAATGATCGTAACAACAGCAGGAAGAACCAACAAAGAAATGACAGATTATGCAAGCAAGGTAGCAGCAGAATTAAATCGTTCTTTCGTTAAACGTAATGACATACCAGTACATAAACTACATGAGCAGTATGAACAAGATGTACTTGTTGTAGGGAAAAACCGATTAGCTATTTATCCGAGAGGAACGGAAGAGTCGTTTTTCTTTCATCCAAACTCAGCGATGTTTCGTGTGAAAAGGTTAATGCGCGGAGAACATGATCCGTTTGTACAAGCCACGCAATTAGAGAGCGGAATGACAGTGTTAGATTGTACGCTTGGCATGGCATCAGATAGTATTGTAGCTAGTTATATTGTTGGTGAAAGCGGAAAAGTAACGGGACTTGAAGGCAATGAGTATATGGCTTATATTATGGAAAATGGTTTGAAAACATGGTCTTCATCTGTTTCTGAAATTGATGAGGCAATGCAACAAATCGATGTGAAGCAAACGGAGCATTACTCATTTTTAAAACAATGTGAAGATAATAGTTATGATGTCGTTTACCTTGATCCAATGTTCGAAGAAACTGTTATAGAATCAGATGGAATAAAAGGATTAAAACACTTCGCTTTGTATCATGATATTACTGACGAAACAATTGCGGAAGCGAAGCGTGTGGCGAGAAAGCGTGTCGTTTTGAAAGATCATTTCCGTAGTTCTAGATTTGAAAAACATAATTTTCAAGTATACAAAAGAAAAAGTGCTAAGTTTCACTTTGGTGTAATTGACCCTTGCTAATTGTTTGAAAAGATGTATAATAAGCAATAATTAATTAAATATACTGTCTGTGATGAAGAGAGTAGTCTTTTTTTGAAGGAAAGCGAGCTAGGGATGGTGTGAGCCTAGTGCGGAAGAAAAAGATGAAGCGCACTTCGGAGACGCTTCTTGAACGAATAGTAGAGTAAGCCGAGGCCCCCTGTCCTCGTTATAAACGGGAAAGTGGTTCTTAACGAACAACAAGGGTGGTACCACGGGTTAAAACTCGTCTCTTTTTTAGAGACGAGTTTTTTGTGTTTTAAAAAATAAGGAGGTTAAATCATGGATTATAAAATGCAGTTTGCGGAAAGTTTATCTAATACTTTCACGAATGAATTAACGCAAAAACAAATTTTGGATTTAATTGAAACACCGAAACAAGATGAATTTGGAGATGCAGCGTTCCCATGCTTTTCATTAGCGAAGCAATATAAAAAAGCACCGGCTATTATTGCAAAGGAAGTTGCTGAGAAATTAAATGATCCGTTTTTTACGAAAGTAGAAGCCGTTGGTCCTTATGTAAATGTATTTTTTAATCGTGAAACTGTCAGTGATGCAGTATTGAAAACGGTTTTAGCGGAGAAAGAAGAGTACGGTCAAAACCATTTTGGATGTGAAAAAACAGTAGTAATTGATTATTCCTCTCCTAATATTGCAAAGCCTTTTTCGATGGGGCATTTACGTTCTACGATGATAGGTAATTCACTGAAACATATCGCTGAAAAATGCGGCTATGAAGTTGTAGGAATTAATTATATTGGGGATTGGGGAACGCAGTTTGGAAAGTTAATTACTGCTTATAAAAAATGGGGAAATGAAGCAGTAGTTAAAGAGGATCCAATCCGTGAATTATTTAAGTTATACGTTCAATTCCATGAAGAGGTAAAAGACGACGAAGAACTAGAAGAAGAAGGGCGTGCTTGGTTTAAGAAATTAGAAGAAGGTGATGAAGAAGCTGTTGAGCTTTGGAATTGGTTCCGTCACGAATCCTTAAAAGAATTTTCTCGTATTTATGAACTTCTCGGTGTTGAATTTACTAATTTTCAAGGAGAAGCTTTTTATAACAATTTAATGGAAGATTTTATTGGGATTTTAGAGGAGCATGATTTGCTTGAAGAGTCAGAAGGCGCGTTAGTCGTTAATTTAGAAGAAGAGGGAATGCCGCCTTGCTTAATAAGAAAATCAGATGGTGCGACGATTTACGCAACACGTGACTTAACGGCAGCTGTATACCGTCAAAACACATATGCGTTCGATAAAGCGTTATATGTAGTTGGCCCAGAACAAAGTTTACATTTTAATCAATTTTTCACTGTATTAAAAAAGCTTGGTTACAATTGGGTTGAGGGTATGGAACATGTACCGTTTGGGTTCATTTTAAAAGACGGTAAGAAAATGTCGACACGTAAAGGAAGAGTTATTTTACTCGAAGAAGTACTTGAGGAAGCAATCGAACTTGCAAAACAAAATATTGAAGAGAAAAATCCAAACTTAAAACAAAAAGAAGAAGTAGCAAAGCAAGTTGGTGTTGGAGCAATTATCTTCCACGATTTAAAAAATGAGCGTATGCATAATATTGAATTTTCATTAGAAAACATGCTGAAATTTGAAGGTGAAACAGGGCCGTATGTACAGTACACACATGCACGCGCTTGCTCTATTTTAAGAAAAGAAAGTGTAGAATTTGAAACGTGTACGTTTGCCTTAAAAGATGATCATAGCTGGAGCGTTGTAAAATTACTGAATAAATTCCCACAAGTAATTGAAGTAGCCTTCAACAAAAATGAGCCATCGGTTATTTCAAAATATGTATTAGATGTAGCACAATCGTTTAATAAATATTATGGAAATGTGCGTATATTAGAAGAGAGTGAAGAGAAAGACAGTAGACTTACATTAGTGTATGCTGTGACAGTTGTGTTAAAAGAGGGATTACGTTTACTTGGGGTGGATGCTCCTGAGGAGATGTAAAGCAGATAGGTATACGTATCATAGTAGATATGTATGCCTATTTATTTTGATAGAAAATGTGAAAGCAGAAGTTTAAATGTATTACATTTAAACTTTTCTAGAATTGTTTTAAGTGTAGGAATGTCCATATTAAATGGAGAATTGTAATGTCATATATATAAAGGAGGCGTTAAATTTGGAAACGTACGATTGGAACAGTAAACTAACATATTTAAAAAACACAAGAGATTTATATTACAATGACGATTATGTAAGCTTTTTAGTAAATACAGTTTGGAAGATTACTAAGCCCGTACATATCGTAGATTTCGGTTGTGGATATGGCTATTTAGGTTTAGTTTTGTTACCTTTACTTCCAGCAGGTTCAAAGTATACAGGTATTGATAGTGGAGAAACATTACTAGCTGAAGCGAGAGAGTTGTTTCGTTTACTTCCGTACGAGTCAGAATTTCTAGAGGGAGATGCTATAGAAATTGAATTGAACAATACATATGATATAGCAATCTGTCATGCCTTCTTATTACATATGAGTTCACCAAAAACGATGCTACATAAAATGATGCATTCAGTTAAAAGGAACGGAAAAATAATCTGTTTTGAACCACATTGGATATCAAATATGTCTTCATACTCTTTAGGTGGAGAGAATCAATCGGAAATTATTAGGCTAGGAGCTTTGCAAAAGTTATTTGAAAGTGACACGCAGAGAAGCGGAAAAGATGGAATATTGGTATGAAAATACCGATGTTTTTAAGTGAACTAGGTGTAAAAAATATTCAATGTAGAGTAAGTGATAAAGTAAACTTTTTAGATTCTAATATGCATCGTAATGGTAAAGAAAAGTTGTATCACTCCTTAAAAGAAGAGGGGATTGCAGGAGATCCAGGTGATAAACAGCAATTTATAGAACGTTTAATGGCTAGAGGGTTAACATATGATGATGCGCTAGCTCAATATGAAGCAGAACTACGATTTTTTAAAGTCTTTCATCTACATTCCTCTTTAGTATATGCTCCGAATATGAAAATTACATTTGGTGAAATAGTATGTTAAAAGGCAGCTATATGTTGAGGGGCGTCATTATATGTCGGTAAATCGATATCCACCGTATAATCGCCGATATATTTTCATGTACGGATTTCAGCTTCCAAAAGATAAGATCCTCATGTTACGTTATTCCATATAATCAAACAAAATACAGAGAAAAACAATCATTTTTACTATATTTTGTTATAAATTCGAATAATATTAAATAATACTATCCATTATAGGATATTTTAGTTGAATACCGACAATATGATGTGTAAAATCTAAGCAAGTAGCAGTATAAATAAATATTCGAGGTGAATACATGCTAGATTTTAAGCAGTTAGATGCTTGTTTGAAAGACAAGAGATTTATAGATGGATTACAGGAAATAAATAATGAAATTTTATATATAAAAGAAAAGAATACTTTATCTTATTTGAAGAACTGGCTTGCTAATATTCCTTCGCATAAGGAGTTTGATATATTAATACGCCTGACTGATGAAGGGCTTATGCACCAATACAGTTCATTCCTCATTCGCTACGCCTATAAAAAATTCCCAAATTTGAGAACGCTCTCTTTATATTGTGATGAGTTAATTGATGAACGAAAAATACTTGAAGTAGAACAGTTGTTAAAAGAATCATTAGAAGAGGTAAATAAAGAAGAAATAGAAGTTGATCTTTTAGCGAAAACATATTTTACGTTAGTACGATGTTTGTTGGAAATGAAACGAAATGAAGAAGCCCTAATCTATATGCAAAAGGCAGAGGAGTACAGTGCACGTGCCGTATTTGATAAATGGGGCTACGTTTATATGCATACAGGTGAATGGGAGAAAGCAGAAGAACAATTTATAGCTGGTATGCAGCATAAAGATTGTGAAGAGCTATCTACCTATTTATTATCACAGTTATATGCGAATCAAGGAGAACAAAAACGTGCATTACAGCTAATTGATGATGCGATTGTAAAGTTCCCGCAAGTACCATATTTTCATTTTGAAAAGGTAAAATATTTATTAGATTTAAGGAAGTATGAAGAAATGTTAGCGGTAATAGATAATATAAATAATCAGCTTCCTTATCATGCGTATAAAGCTTACTTTGTACATTTACGTGCAGAAGCGCTTTACAAAATGAATAAACTTGCAGATTTACAACAGTTATTAAAAGAAGAAAAAAGTTTAAAAGAGTCTTTATATCATAATTTAGAAAAAAATCCAGATGGAAAAAAGGTGCACTTACCTATAGTTCCTATTGTACAAAAGGATAATTATTGTGTTCCGACAAGTTTAGAAATGATGTTGCAGTTATGGGGAGAAAAACGTACACAAGATGAAATAGCAGAGTTTATTTTTGAGATGACAGGCTCGAAGTTTTCAGATACTGTTTCGTATTTAGAACAATTAGGTTATGAATATCGTTATTTTAAAGGTAATGAGGAAAATTATAAGAGACTGCTGGATGAAGGGATTCCTGTTTTATTAAGTATAGATATTGAGCATGCTTCACATGTGCAAGTACTATCTGGATATGATGATACGTTACAAGCTTTTTATGTTCAAGATCCAAACTTTATCGAACCAGTTATTGTGGAATATAGTAAGTTGCAAGAAAAATATCGTTACACAGGATGTTTAGCGATTACGTTTGTTCCGAAAGGAAAGAAGGAGCAACTAGCATTTTTAAATGAAGGAGAAAATCATTATTTTAAATCTATTTTTTCTCTTACGGATCATTTAGATGAACATGATAGAGAGGGGATTCATAACTTAGTACAATTTTTAAAAGAGACGAGTGATAATCCGAATACGTGGTTATATACGGTTAAGCACTTAGATGTTGAGGTAGATAATGAGTTTATTTTATCTTGTATTGAAAAGTTAATGGAGAAGTTTCCGAACTCAGATTTTGTTAAATTGCATGGTGCACAGTGCTTTATCCGCCTTCAAGAATTAGAAAAAGCTGGACAAATGCTCGCGAGTGTGGAGAAGAAAAATAATCGTGCTTTATATCATTTAATAAACGGAAGATACGCTTTTGAACAGGAAAGTTATATAGAAGCGATTTCAAGTTTTCGTTCCTCATTACAATTAGATGCAGATCAGCCGATTGCATGGAGTTTTCTCGCTTTATCATATACGTATATTGACCAATCTGAAAAGGCGTTGCAGTTTTCTCAAGTTGCTTTAGAACGTAGTCCAGAAAGATTCACTTTAACGAATCATGGGTTAATATTAATAGATTTAGAAAGATATGAAGAAGCGTATGAAATCTTTAACGATCTGTTAAAAGAGTATAAAAATGAGGCACATGTATGGTATGAGCGAGCGAGATGTGCACATCATTTAGGGAAATTACATCTAGCGATAAAAGGGCTTAAAATAGCGATTCAGTTGGATAGTAATGCACCTTACATTTATACGAAACTTTCGGAAATATACGAATCTGATTTGAAGGATGAGGAAAGTACGAAAGAAATTTTATTAAAAGGTATTGAGAATTGTGACGATAAGGCACCTTTATACGTAAAATTAGGTGACTATCATTTTCAAAATGATAGTCTGGAAGAAGCGGAAGTATTGTATAAGCGTGCTTTAGAAGAAAATGATGAGGATGTTTATTCTCATTTCGGACTTACACAAGTTTATATGGCAAGAGAACAATACAAGGAAGCGAAAGAATATATTCTCGGTATTGAAAAACAAATTGAAAAGAGTCAAGATTTTCTAATGAATGCGGGAATGGTTTTATGGGATGCTGAAGTTGAACTTGGTGGAAGTGAAGAAGGATTTAAAGTAGCATTGTCTAAGTTAGAGAATGGTATAAAGCAGAGTGAATATAATGTAGCAAGTGCGTTAGATGAATATGTGAATCGAATTAAAGGAACGGTATTTGTACAAAGAGGAATAGCATTCTTAAGCACGTTATACAAAGAAAGAAATGAAGTAAGTGAATACGGTTGTTATATAGGTATTTTATATGAATCTATTGGGCAGTACGGCCAAGCGATGAAAAGATATAAAAGGGTGATAGAGCAAAAAGAAACGGCATTACCGTATTACCGAATTGGTGAAACACTTATGGCATTAGGGCAATTGACAGAAGCGAAACAAGCGTATGAAACATGTTTAGAGCTTGATGGGAATTTCGTAGGGGTACATTTACAGCTTGCGGAAATATACGAAAAAGAAGAAAATCGTTCTAAAGAACAAAGTCATATGGTTCAGGCGATGAAAGAAGAGCCGTTGCATATTAATATGGAATATTTGGCACAGCTTTCAGTAGAAATGAATCTTCAGGAAGAATTGCTGACGGAATTAGAACAATTAACGGACGAAGTACCTGAAATATGGCGATTAGATGCGATTGCATATGTGTATGGAGCGATGGATGAAATAGATAAAGAACAGGCATGGATTGAATACGCGCTACAATTAGATGGTGAGCATACAGAAGTTCTATATCATTATGCAAAAGTGTTAGTGAAAAATAGAAATGAAAAAGCAATTGAGATTGCAATGAAAGTGATACAAAAAGATGTAAATAATGAACGTATATTTGAGGTATACGTAAAAGCGATAGAACAACATAAGAAATTGTCTAACATACGAGATTTTCTTCATACAGTAAAAGTGAAAAAAGCAGAAAGAAGTATGGCATTTATGTATGCTGCATCTGCGGTGACGGAAAGATGGATTGAACGTCAACAAAATGAACAGCCGAAGAAATCCATAATTACGAGAGCTTTTTATCGAATGAAAAACCGTGCGAAAGAAATTTCGATTATTACTACAATTATTGATTTGTATGAAATTTCGTTAAAGTTAAATCAAAAAAATAGTATGGCAGCGCAGCGATTTGCACTATTTTACGGGAATGTGGCGATGTATAAAGAGGCGATAGATGTATTGCAAACATCGTTAGAAAATCAATGGGATTACGATGTAGCGAAGCAACTTGTAAATCTTTTCATAGAGTGTGAGGAAGAAGATATGTTACGGGATGCTTCAGAATTAACGAAGCAAATGGTTCGAGAGTTACCAGATGATTATGATACGCTTCTTTTACAAGCACAAGTATTCTTTAAAATAGGGGAAGAAAGAAAAGCAGAAAAGATTACCTTACAGTTAACGGAGCAAACACCGTTTGTAAGTAGAGCGTTTCTTGCTTTAGGAGAAATGTATCAAAGTCAAGAAAGGTTTGAAGAGGCGATTCATATATTAGAAAATGCTTCTATACATCATCCGAATGAAACAGCAATTCTTCTTTCTTTAGCGTCTTCATATCATGGTGCCGGACAAACACTAAAGTCAGAAAAAATAACAAATGATGTATTAACAATGGATGCAAGTAATTTGTTAGCAAGATACGATCGTGCTTGTTATTTAGCACAGTTAAACAGAATTGAAGAGGCGAAGGAAGAGCTTGAAATTGTTCTTCGTGAGGATGAATCAGGATTCTTTGCTGAGCTTATTGAAGAAGATGAAGATTTAGCTGGAATACGAGAATTTGAAAAGTAATTGTATAACAATCGCGAAAAAGGGCATAAATAAAAATATATTTTGAATTAGTTGACAATTCATTGCCTAATGGCATAAAATAGCTTTTAACAAAGTATACAAATCTGAAGACGAGAAAGAGTAAAATAGTGTACTGTTCCCCAGAGAGCCGGTATGTTGCTGAAAGCCGGTGTTCAGACGTTATTTGAAAATCATCTCCGAGGAGCCGAGGCTGAAAATAAGTAAGCCCGGACGGATGTCTACCGTTACAAAGAACACGTATGACAGTACGTTGCTAAGTGCTATTAGTTAAGAGCTAATAGAATTAGGGTGGTAACGCGGGTAAACCCGTCCCTACTTTATAGGGACGGGTTTTTTGTGTGCTTTAAAACATTCAAAGGAGTGATTGTAGATGAAGAAAGTAGATGTAAAAGAGTCAGCTGTAGGGAGAGAAACACGTATTCGTAAGCAGTGGAACGAGCAAAGTATTTTCGAGCAATCAATTCAGAATCGAGAAGGCGCACAATCTTTTGTGTTTTATGAAGGACCACCAACGGCGAATGGATTACCGCATGTAGGTCATGCACTTGGACGGACAATTAAAGATGTAGTAGCAAGATATAAAACGATGGCTGGTTATAAAGTGTTAAGAAAAGCGGGATGGGATACACACGGTTTACCTGTAGAATTAGGTGTTGAGAAGCAACTCGGTATTTCTGGTAAACATGAAATCGAAGAGTATGGAATTGAGCCATTTATTCAGAAGTGTAAAGAGAGTGTATTCACATATGAGAAGCAGTGGCGTGAATTCACTGAAAGCATCGGTTATTGGGTAGATATGGATGATCCATACGTTACGTTAGAGAATCCATATATTGAAAGTGTATGGCATATTTTAGGAACGATTCATGAAAAAGGCTTATTGTATAAGGGACATAGAGTTTCACCATATTGCCCAAGTTGTCAAACTTCACTAAGTTCACATGAGGTTGCACAAGGGTATAAAACAGTAAAAGATTTAAGTGCAACAGTTAAGTTTAAAGTGAAAGATAGTGAAAATGAGTATTTCCTAGGTTGGACAACGACACCTTGGACACTTCCAGCAAATGTTGCGCTCGCTGTACATCCAAATATGGAATACGTGAAAGCGAAACAAGAAGGTCATGTATACATTGTTGCGAAAGAACGTGTACAAGATGTATTAAAAGAAAACTATGAAGTACTATCTGTCCATAAAGGTGAAGAATTAGTAAACACATCTTATGTGCCGCCATTTCTAATGAAAGAAGTTACAAATGGCTACCACGTTATCGCAGCAGATTTTGTCACGGCAGATAGTGGTACAGGACTCGTTCATATCGCTCCAGCATATGGGGAGGACGATTATAGAGTCGTTCAAAGTGCAGGATTGTCATTCTTACATGTTGTAGATGAGAAAGGTGAGTATACAGAAGCAGTACCATTTTTGAAAGGGAAATTTGTAAAAGATTGTGACGTGGATATCGTTCGTTATTTAGCGAAGGAAGGCTTACTATATCATAAAGAAAAGTATGAACATAGCTACCCACATTGCTGGCGTTGTGATTCACCACTTCTTTATTATGCAGGAGAGAGTTGGTTAATCCGAACAACTGCAATTAAAGATACATTTTTACAAAATAACGATTCTGTTACTTGGTATCCAGATCATATGAAACATGGACGCTTTGGTAAGTTTTTAGAAAATATGGTGGACTGGAATATTAGCCGAAATAGATATTGGGGAACACCATTAAACGTATGGGAATGTGA includes these proteins:
- a CDS encoding DUF4318 domain-containing protein translates to MMKEKKGIMKKLFSKSFFIELDEDLAYPSSEVITSAIEGYATECNERLKFESKVKPITFYLENVMYRAEIKMARGGYYISCSEV
- a CDS encoding class I SAM-dependent methyltransferase; its protein translation is MIVTTAGRTNKEMTDYASKVAAELNRSFVKRNDIPVHKLHEQYEQDVLVVGKNRLAIYPRGTEESFFFHPNSAMFRVKRLMRGEHDPFVQATQLESGMTVLDCTLGMASDSIVASYIVGESGKVTGLEGNEYMAYIMENGLKTWSSSVSEIDEAMQQIDVKQTEHYSFLKQCEDNSYDVVYLDPMFEETVIESDGIKGLKHFALYHDITDETIAEAKRVARKRVVLKDHFRSSRFEKHNFQVYKRKSAKFHFGVIDPC
- a CDS encoding thiol-disulfide oxidoreductase DCC family protein, with amino-acid sequence MIIFYDSWCPMCTAVAERTKKLDKKGKMKFVSFRDEDVVEKYELSQELQSKMEQRLYILKNNKWYDGIHSIHVLAKTVPSYWFAVPFIKLSIVLGFGSKVYDYIANNRKLVPVGHCREGVCEIPTKK
- a CDS encoding conserved virulence factor C family protein produces the protein MKIKAIEPTPSPNTMKVILNEVLPSGARNNYTNENKEQAPMQVQEILKIEGIKGVYHVADFLAVERNAKYDWKVLLQQVRAVFGEEVVEESEEQQLAHFGEVKVFVQMFFTIPMQVKLTDGTTEERVGLPDRFKESIMKVQMSAPNVVKERKWVEQSTRYGNLEEIGKEVVEEIVAAYSEERVNETVKELLNQAGAVEVTIQKREPYKVTEEMMKDADWKKRFAALEQMDPTEEDMPVLKMALDDEKVSIRRLATAYLGMVKGDGVLPLLYKALLDRSVSVRRTAGDCLSDVGDPAAMFVMIKSLKDSSKLVRWRAAMFLFELGDESAIPALKAAQDDPEFEVAMQARLALERIEGGEEAKGSVWKQMTESRKGE
- the argS gene encoding arginine--tRNA ligase, which codes for MDYKMQFAESLSNTFTNELTQKQILDLIETPKQDEFGDAAFPCFSLAKQYKKAPAIIAKEVAEKLNDPFFTKVEAVGPYVNVFFNRETVSDAVLKTVLAEKEEYGQNHFGCEKTVVIDYSSPNIAKPFSMGHLRSTMIGNSLKHIAEKCGYEVVGINYIGDWGTQFGKLITAYKKWGNEAVVKEDPIRELFKLYVQFHEEVKDDEELEEEGRAWFKKLEEGDEEAVELWNWFRHESLKEFSRIYELLGVEFTNFQGEAFYNNLMEDFIGILEEHDLLEESEGALVVNLEEEGMPPCLIRKSDGATIYATRDLTAAVYRQNTYAFDKALYVVGPEQSLHFNQFFTVLKKLGYNWVEGMEHVPFGFILKDGKKMSTRKGRVILLEEVLEEAIELAKQNIEEKNPNLKQKEEVAKQVGVGAIIFHDLKNERMHNIEFSLENMLKFEGETGPYVQYTHARACSILRKESVEFETCTFALKDDHSWSVVKLLNKFPQVIEVAFNKNEPSVISKYVLDVAQSFNKYYGNVRILEESEEKDSRLTLVYAVTVVLKEGLRLLGVDAPEEM
- a CDS encoding single-stranded DNA-binding protein is translated as MMNRVVLIGRLTKEPELYYTKQGAAYARICVAVNRGFRNSLGEQQVDFINCVVWRKSAENVTEYCKKGSLVGITGRIQTSNYDDEQGKRIYRTEVVIESITFLERRREGHHNKMGL
- a CDS encoding BrxA/BrxB family bacilliredoxin yields the protein MSNAYEEYMRQMVIPMRQELVRSGFEELTTEEAVTEFMENTAGTTLVVVNSVCGCAAGLARPSAGQAVVRAEKQPEHLVTVFAGQDKDATAKMREYFGEIPPSSPSMALLKGKEVVHFIHRHEIEGATMDEIITNLEQAFEKNC